Below is a genomic region from Scytonema millei VB511283.
GCATTCATCTAGAAAAAATTCGCTGTTATGGCTATACGGGATATTTGCCAGAAGAACAGGTATTAGGACAATGGTTTGAGGTTGATGTAACGCTGTGGTTAGATTTATCGGTGGCGGGTAAGAGCGATGCTATTGAAGACACAATCGATTATCGTAATATTATTAGTAACGTTCAGCATTTAGTTAAGACTTCTAAGTTCGCTTTAGTCGAAAAGCTAGCAACTGCGATCGCAGAATCTATTTTAGTAGTAAAGGGGATAGAACAAGTCAAAGTCAAATTATCTAAACCCGCCGCACCCATACCAGATTTTAGTGGCAAAATTTCCATCGAAATTACCAGAAACGTTCTGCAATAATTTTCATTTAATGTAGAGACGTTACATGTAACGTCTCTACATAGGAATCAAAACAGTAGACATATTCACCCATTCTGCATTTGCTAAAGCTTGACGCATTTGAGTTTCATCTGTAAAGCGATTGCGTAACACTCGCCCATCGTAATTGAGTTTTACCTCATCGCGATCGAATGCCCAAGGCGAAACTTTAACTTTTTCAAACTTATCATCTAGGGGAACGAGAGTCAGCGTAGTTTCTCCTAATGCAGTAGGAATACCATCAAATTGTCTTTCTTCCTGCACTCCCATACACAAAGCTAGCGAGAGCGAATCCCAAATTGCTACTAAATTGCGATTCCGGTGAATGGCTTCTGGAATTGCATAATTTGCGTAGTACGTATCATTTTTCAAATGATTAATTAGCTGTTCTTGAAAAGCGTATTCTTGTTGTAAATATTCCTTAACTAACTGAGTAGACTCAGGTGAATTTTCCCATTTTCGGAAGCGTTCAAATAACCCTGTACCGTGGAGCGAGATCAGTAATGCTGCGTATCTACCGTAAGATAAAGTTAAATGCTTTACGC
It encodes:
- the folB gene encoding dihydroneopterin aldolase, producing MDCIHLEKIRCYGYTGYLPEEQVLGQWFEVDVTLWLDLSVAGKSDAIEDTIDYRNIISNVQHLVKTSKFALVEKLATAIAESILVVKGIEQVKVKLSKPAAPIPDFSGKISIEITRNVLQ
- a CDS encoding DUF3891 family protein, which codes for MLHRQTPTEIIAIAQPTHAWIAGCLAQAWGNEDFGYFTPREEVCLGAAIHDIGWVFWEDKPTLNPQTGYPHNFMELPSEISVKIWSGVKHLTLSYGRYAALLISLHGTGLFERFRKWENSPESTQLVKEYLQQEYAFQEQLINHLKNDTYYANYAIPEAIHRNRNLVAIWDSLSLALCMGVQEERQFDGIPTALGETTLTLVPLDDKFEKVKVSPWAFDRDEVKLNYDGRVLRNRFTDETQMRQALANAEWVNMSTVLIPM